TCTGCGGTAATGCTAGTGTCCGGTAATCCCGGTGTAGCCGATGCATCAGCAGTAGCTGTACATGTCGGCCCAGTGATGGTGTTGCTGTCTAAGGTGATTTCGGCGGTACCATCAAGTGCGCGGCCATCGAGTGTGGCACCGGTGGCGAAAGTTATGCTAGTACTAGCCAGAACGTTGCCGACAAACTCAGTACCTGCGTCAAATGTAGCGCTGCTGACCACACGCCACCAGACGTTACACGCTTGACCGCCGCCGGTAAAGACGATGTTAGCGGTACTTCCAGTGGTCACCAAGCTGCTGGCTGATTTGAAGATCCAGACGTCGGTAGCCGCACCGTTGAGGGTAAGGGTTCCAGTAAGCTCAAAAGCATCGGCACAGTAGACACCCGCTACCAAGTTCTCTCCGACCAAATCCTTGGTACCGGCATAGGTGGTATCACAGGTCTGTGAGCCGAGGGCAGTAAAGGCTGCACCACGGTCGGCTTGAGCAGAAAGAGCCGTGCCATTAGCATCGTGAACTGTACCGCCCAAGGTGACGCTGCCGAAACCAGTGGTATGAGGGGCTGATGCCGACATTACCACTGATAGTAGTGGGTCCGGTATTGGTGACCTCAGAGCCGGCTAGTATGGAGAAGCTAGCGGCTGTTCCGAGTCCTGGTGAAGTGGCAGCTTGGGCGACTGGGACTAGAGTAACGAACGTTAATATTATCGAAGCGATACTGAGTTTCAAAAGAGCTTTCATGTAGTATATTCATTTCTAGTATCTGCTTATGTATATTGTTAGTTTAATTCTACCTCTTTTCTGGTATTTTCTCAATTTAATTGATCGATGAATATAACAAAACAAGTAGCCCCACAGAATCAATTTCTACTAGCCAAGAGCGTAGTTAATGGAAAGCGGGCTGAGAGGGCACTCTACTGCTCTTTAATGAGCTTGACTGCCGCCCTACAAGTACTATCAAGCCTATCTAGAATGGGTACATTAGGACAGTCCTGGGAGAAGCGCCTACGAATGTACCTTTCGTTACCAAAACCTTTTTCAATTCCTACTACTAGGTTAATCCCGTCTCTCTCATGCTTGAGCTTAGCCTCAGCTAGTTCAAACCTTGATGTTTGAGCGTAAGCTCTAGAAAATCCTCTCTCATCTGGATCTCCGGCTTCGGCCTGACATGCCAGCCAAAACATTACTGCGCCAGTTTTAGCTGCGCGTTTAAGGTATTCCGTCTCCCAGTCGACTTGTTTTTCGTATACAAACGTACCTTCTGGGTATTCTCTTCTCGGCGAAGCAATAGTAATCCCGGATGTAATACCACTAATGATATCAATGGCTTTCTCCTGCCAATCTTCTGCGCCTTGTATCGGTCCGGCTAGGAATAGAACGGGAGTCTCAGTATTTACGATCTCAGGCGGTTTGATTACTTCTGTAGCCATTAAACTGAGTATAGCAAAGAGGTAGCTATACATAGATAAGATTCGGTCTAGGAACCGGGTCTTCGGTGATAAGTGTCCAACTTGGTAGACGCGATTGTATTCGAACTTTGTTCGCTAGCGGCCTAATATAGGCAATCTGCACTTAAGGGTTAGCGATAGGGATGGGTCTAGAACTGTATAATAGTAGCATGATAAAAGTGTCATATGTAGAAATCAGCCAGAAAGATAAGAGCCGCATAGAGGTGGCTCTGCCAATATGGCTACAAGAGGTGAGAGAACTCCTGCCACAGGTACCTGAAGTTATAGAAGTCATCTTCGATAATCAATATCTTATCAAGATTACCGGTACGGGTGGATTTGCCTTAGATAAGGATAAGATCGCACTAGCATTTGACCCTGCTTTCACTAACAAGAATTTACAGTTCAATAATCTGCGCGGAAGCTTCTATCATGAGTGCTTCCACTTAGTACAAGGCTGGGTGGGTGGAGTAGCCGGAGGCGAGATATCGGCTATCGAGGATGCTTTAATGGAAGGTTCGGCCACTGTTTTCGAGCGGGAACGTACAGGTACAAAGCCGCCTTGGAGCGACTATTCCGATATAAAGAATATAGATGAGAAGTTGGCTACGATTAAAGAGTTAGGAGCTAACTATGATTGGCAGAAGTGGAAGTTCTATGACCCCGAGACTAATACACGTTGGATACTGTATAAAGTAGGTGTTTACCTTACCGAGAAAATCTTGGATAATAACCCAGAATTAACTATTGAGGATGTAGCTGGCATGAAGGTTGCGGGTATGCTTGATGCTGCCGATTGATCCATTTCTTTATGTATACTTAACCCATGAATAATCTAGATGATTACGCCGTAGATTTATACGAAAACTATGAAGCTGGAGTTCGGAAGCTGGCCGAACTAGTTGCTAACAAGAAAGTGGTCGGTGTGGGCGAATCGACGCATGGAACTCATGAATTCTTCCAGCTCAAAGCTGATTTGTTTGTGGAGCTTCACCAAAAACAAACCTGGCTAGCTAACAACATTTATGGGAGAATTGCTTCATGGGTCACTATGCTAGCGAAATGGATCCAAATTGGGGAGAACCGACAGCTTCTGAGAGCAAGCTCGCAGAGGTACCGGAAGAAATCAGGGAGTTGGCGCAGTGCCTTTTTAGGGGGTTTGATAGCATGGCGCATTTGGACTCAATCAATGCAGAGCACGGTATCAGAGTTGCCGCTGCCATCGATGCGCTTGTACAGAAAAGGATAGTTGAAGCTCTAGCGCAAACTACGAAAGCTCACGATTAGAAACGTTCTCAACTGAGACAAACAGAAACCACCCATCTCTGGGTGGTTTCTGTTTACTTGGTAGAGCAGACAGGTCTGGAACCCCCAACAGAGGTAAATGAGACAAATGAGACACCTAAAAAAGGCTTGTCTCAAAAAGTTGGCTCTTAGGTTAAAATATAGCGTAAGAAGTTTACGTATGAAACTGACTAAAAACGATTTCAACTCACTACAATACCTAAGCTAGCTTACCATTGGTTCAGTTCCATTTTCTTCAACTATTTCCATAGTGATCTCGTTTGCTACAAGATCTTTATAAAGCCACGGCCAGTCATCCAGCTTATTTTTTGTAGCTTGTTCAATTCGGTCTATTTCCTCATTGTATTTGTCTTTAAGTCTTTGGTAGTTAGTTTCTGCTCGATTGCGCAGGTCGCCGGTTTCCGCTAACCTTGGTTTTGCGTATTCCAGGTAAGACTTTTTAAAGTCTTCGTATAGAAAATCTGGGTTTATTATTACCAACTTTTTGTCAGCATATCTCACTAAATGAGTATCATCCCTGTCGCCACGCCTAGTTATGCCTACCTTACCCTTTGTTACAAAACTGTGAGCAATACCATTTCTAATCAATTCTCTTCCTATGATTCCGAAGGCCTCGTACCTCGAGTCAATATTTTTCAGATAATTCTTACAGTAGTGTTCGAAAGCAAACGAACCATTAACTTCTTGGCCTTCCTGTGGCTGGCGTAATAAGAAGCCAAGAAATTCGATACCCGAACAGAGAGCGCTTGTCATTAAATATGAAGCATTACCTGGGTGATTATCCCTAGGGATTTTGTCTTTGATAGTTTTAATGTCGCTAAGTAGATAGCCGTCAATATATTTATCAAGAAAGCTATCAAGTATATTTATCTGCATTAGCTATAAGTATAGCTTACAGTATAATATCTCGACCATCTTTGCCTTTGATGGGGTAGGAGCTCTTTTCTTTGTTTGTCTGGCTACTTGTTTGCTTTGATTTCAAATTCTTGCTCTTCATAACTAATTTCTTGATGTCTTCTTCGTTCTCGTAAGCCCGGACTCTTCCGCTTAAATAGCCGAGTCTATAAGTGATGCCGTCACTAGTTAGCCGCCAGTTGGTATCATTAAGTGCTTTATTGACTAGCTTCTTCAAGGTTTTCCTGCTGTCATAGTCATCTCGGTCGTTCTTGCCGTCTAAACAGCTAAATCCAATAAAGACATCACGTCCCATTTCGGGTTTATCTAGACTAAATTCAATGTATCCGGCTTTTTCTAAGACTGGGCTTAGTATTTCGGATAGCTCCGGAATCTTTAACTTTTTGATTTGAGCCACAGCATCATAAATGTGCTTATTATCTTCTTTTTCTTTAAGTTCTTTGTCGAGTTGCACCATACCTTCTAATCTGTGCTTAGCATCGATGTGTTCTTGACGAACCTTTTCGTCCAAGAGACAGAAAGCTCTGCGGTCGTCTTCAAAATCTGGGTCTGGCTTCTCTTTTTTACGAATCAGATCCAACTTATCTTGATAACTGTGCTGACATTTAGGGCAGCTGTACTTAGTTTTGATAGCAGTTTTCAGACGAGTAGTCCTTTCTTCCATAATTGCTTTGCATTTAGGGCAGTAGGTGTGCCGGCGCTCCCATTCGGCTCCGTCTTCCCAAAAGGCACTGTTTTTATCGCAGTGCGGGCACTTGAGCATGAATAGCACTTCTTCGGGATCATCGTACTTATAGTCTTCTCCACGATTCATCAGGGTTTTATCAATAATCCGTAGGCCTTGCTTGCCACAGTGCTGGCAATTTGGTTCAACTGATAGCCGGGAAGAACTGATTTGTAAGTCTTTTGCTTCATCTTCCGCTATCCACTTGGCGATTGTCTCGTCACGCTTGTAGTAGCGATCAACAAGAGCGTTGCCAACCACCATCATATAGATCCAATTCAAGTGGAACGTGCTACGAAATGAGTCTGGTTTTTCATCCGGCATGATTTTGAACCATTCATCGCGGAATTGAAGAAAGTACTTAAAGTCTCGGCGAGCAAAATCAACAGTTATCCGATCATAGCGGTCTTCATATTCTTTAAATTTTTTAGGATGCGCATAGTCCATTAACTTATACTAATCCTGTGATTACTCTGCTTCAATGAGGGGCTTATACCATTTTGCCAAAGCTTCAAAGCTCGCAAAAGTCTGCGGTACCGGATTGTTGGATATAAACTTGGCTTCCCAATACTGGTTCCAATACGCCTCAATTGATCGCCGAGGATGTTTGGCAATAAATGAATCATAAAAACTATCCAGTATGTCGTAATGGTGCGTATGAATAAAAGGCTCCCAGGTTTCTCGGAGTTTGTCTTGATCTGCTCCGGGCCGGTTAATAATTTCGGTTTGTTCCATCGCCCTGTCGTTGTTATCGCCCCAGCCTTTCTTTAGCAAATCAATGGCTTCTTTGTCGGTAGTGGGAGCGCTATACCCGAAAGCTGTAAATATAAAACAACCCTTAAAATAAAACCGAGCTGCCTCCCACTCACGTTTAATAAAACTATCTGACTGATAGTCTTTGTTCTCAACCGGATAGAGCAACTTGGAAGGCTTAAATGGCTTGCGACACCGACTACATGGTAGACCGGCAATACCGCTAGTGTTATGTTTCTCGCAGAAACCTACAGTCACGTTTCCATGTAAGAAGAATAGTTTCGGGAAGCTTGTGGTAATACCAAGTTTAGCTAGCCGGATTCGGGATTGCATCAAAAATGGGTCCCAGTTGAAGGTAAAGATCGCATCTTTATCACGCAAAGACAGGTTTATGATGTCGTACAGGTTGGGCTTATCAGGTAGCTCAAGCTCCGAAAAATATTCACGTACCAATGAATCAATACTACTTAAACTATCCGATGAGCCCAGGTTGAAGAGTTGTGAGTAAGCAGCCTCAAAATCTTGCGTAGCCAATTCTTTTAGGTTATTAGGAAACAAGTCTACAAGTTTCAAATTTTCTGCCACATCGCGAAGTAGCGGTACCGGCCGTCCATTCCTATCGCCATTAGGTAGAGCGGCTTTGCTTGCTCCGGCACCGAGTAGAAGTATGTGTGGTTTTCCGTGGAACGGATTAGCAATTTCTTGCTGAACACTAACTTCGTTATCTGATGTCATAGCTTGTTCAACAACCCCGTACTAGTAATGCGCCACCAAAAAGCTTCTTCACTTACCGCTAAGTGCTTAATCAAGCCAGCAGTATCGCCACGAAATTTCTTGATGTCTTCCTTTATCAAATTTAGTGGCATTATTAGTTCAGCAGCAAACGCATTAGCTTCAACTTCAGGCACCCTAGAATCATCGAAGTCAATTGAAGCTCCGGAATGGACATGCCCCATATAGAGATGCCCGAATTCGTGTGCAACAGAAAACTTCTGCCGATTGACAGAAGTTTTTTTATTAAAGGCGATATCGATATCTTGACCGTCTTTATGTGCAATTGCGTAAACAGTACTAGGTAGTTTATCGGTTCCGTAAAATCTTATCCCAGGATGATCTTTTGTGATTACACCAACCAGATCGTTAATTTTAATTGGTGTCGCAATAATACCAGCACGCTTAATAAGTTGTCGGGCGGAGTTGTGACAACCGCTTATTCGGGCTTTGTTTTTAAATTCCTCCTCCATTCACTTTTTCCTCTGGCTTTTCATCCATTCTATATAATTCATAACACCCTTCACGTCTTCTTCGCTAAGGTCTTCATCTGCGCGAAGCGCGATACTGACATCCTTGTGCTCAGATGCAACCTCGCCATCCAGTAAATAGCCAATTGTCACCGATAACTTTCTACCAATCTCCTCTAATTCGTTGATTTGAACTCGACGTTCACCGGATTCTATCAGCGATATAGCAGTACTAGATTTGTAGCCAACAGCTTCTGCAAGCTGTTGTTGTGTGAGTCCGACTCTAATACGAGCATCTCTTATTCGACCGCCGATTTTTTTATAGCGATTACTATCCATGACTACCTCTTTTACGTATCTAAATGATAACTTAGGCGTGACTATTTGACAAACAATTTACGATTTTGATAAACTAATAATTACTAATAGTAAACCGCCCATTAGGGTAGCAGGAGGGATTTAAAATGGCCAAGAAGAATGTCCATATTACCTACAGTAAAGACTCCAAAGACTGGGGAGTAAAAAGTCAAGGCGCGCATCGCGCTGCCAGCCGACACCAAACAAAGGCCGAAGCCACACAAGCTGGTCGTGAAATAGCCCGCAACAACAAAGGTGAGCTTTTCATACACAATAAGGACAATAAAATATCGGACCGTGACAGTTACGGCAATGACCCGTTTCCACCGCGCGATAGAAAGCATTAGGAGGCAGCTATTATGCTCATCATAAAAAAGAGATGGATTCGTTCACTAAACAATAACCTACCCGGCGACCTTAGAGGTGGTGTCGTTAATATCGCTGTTAAGCTTGAATCTAACGAAAATGTTGCTCAAAAAATTGGCTTCGGGAAGAATCCGAAGATTGGTGACACACTCACACCTAAGCCGGTCGGTCCAGCCACTCGTTTTAACGCTCATGGTAGAGAAAAAATCTTACGAAACCGAGAAAAAGAGAAACTATATCGCACCCAAGAATGGACACGCGAGGAGTGGGCGGGTCGTGGCCAGACACGAACGGTAACTTCACTAGTGGATATTCCATATTACCGTTATCCTCGTGAGCACATTGATGGTTTTGATTTAGAGCTAACTATCAGAGAGTTTAACGGACAGAAGCACATAGTATTAACTGAAGGTATTCGCTGGGATGACGGCAGCACAGAGAAGCTGATAACTGCCATCAATATCTTTTTAGAGGTGTTTGGACAGGCAGAAATTCTAAATGAATCTCTAGAAGAAATCCCAAGTCCGGCTGAAATTCGCCGACTTAACTGGATTGTGCTTCCTAAGGGCGAAAAAATTACGCAAGAATCGTTGGATGAAATCTTGTCGAAGTCTAGACGCATTCGACCAGTACAAATGCTACGCCAGGAGCGCATTAGTTCATTTAATCCCGACATCCGTGCCATCGGCATGGGCGGCTTCACTGGCTATGTTGTCTATGTCTTCAAAAAGAAAGGAATCGCGGTCATGGAGAGTGTTAAGTATGGTAACGCCAGCTACATTATCGCAGCCGACAATTGGGAGAAACTCTCCAAGATGACAAAACAGCAACTTCTGTCAAAAAGCCTAGTGCAGTCGCGTGAAACTCACACTAAAAAATGGTTTGCCCGCATCAAAAAGCTACTGGCTTAGCGATTGGCGATGATATACTAAAATTACAATTCAACCTTAGGGAGAGGTACTCCCTGCGGACTCTCTGAGTTCCAGTGCGCCATATATCGCGAGATAAGCACTTACGCCCGCTGCGTGCAAGAAGCAGTAGACGTAAGTGCATTTTTAATTCTTGCGATGGAGGCACTATGTCTACAGAGATACAAAACATAATACTAAACTAGGTCTCTGAAAAAGTTAATAATACTCTTCGTGTTCGACCACGCAAGACTGTAGTCAATAGCAAGAAGACCAGCGACAGCTATCAAGGCACCAAATAAGCTCTTCACCTTGTGGTTTTCCATGAACCTGTAAATTTTCTTAGTACCAGTGGCAACAAGCCAAAAAGGGTTTGTGTAATGCCAGACATTCACGTCATTCTTTGTAATGTTTCGAGGTTGATTCTTTTGTAACTCTGCGAGCTTGATAAGCTCGTTAGCTGATTTTAGGTTTAATTCGATTGCTTTTCCAAATCCTTGACACTCTATATGCGGTGGAACTTGCATGCCTTGATATATAGCTTTTGAATCCCGCGATACGACCTGGCTAGGCGAACGCGCTTTTATATAGTCACCGATTGAAAAATCCACGTCTATATCATCAATTTTTTTCTTTAAAACATCATTACCAATAACTAACTCTAGTTGGATTTTCAGGTTACGCATTAACTCCTTCAAGGCTTCTAATTTATCGTTGGCCTCGTCAATGTCGAACCTTTTTGATGCATTACTTATGATATGTTGCCACATTTCATCAAGAGTTTTTGTCTGCCAACCAGGATCGTAGCCGTCATTGAACACCCCAGCGCCACCCCATTCCGGATCAAACATCTGGCTTGTATTCGGGACTTCATATTCTTTGAAGTATAAATTCGCATGATAACCAGCCCAGGATCCAGACCAAGATTCATGGAGTCGATTGCATGTCTTTATTGTGTCTTTCGATACCATCGCTAAATACTCTTTCTCGCTTTGGAGAAAGTCTCTCAAGTTATCTAGTGCCGCATCGAGGCCCTGATTAGTTTTAGCTTTTTGAAATAAACTCTTCATACAATAAATATAACAGAGAAACAAACAAGATCTTACAACGATCACGGAACCCGGTCAGAAAATTTATCGTCCAGTCGCTATAGAAGGACAGGTCATACAGGGGTTAGCGTAAAAATTACAGATGTGCTTATAAAGCAACAAGACCAGGTCATGGAACCCGGTCTTGATCAGATTGTGTACTACTTGGTAGCGGGGGCAGGATTCGAACCTGCGACCTCCGGGTTATGAGCCCGACGAGCTGCCACTGCTCTACCCCGCGTCACAATATTCAAAATACTACTATTAACTCTATCAGTCAAGGTAGTAATAAGGGGTAGGTTTCACTTTTCGCTTGCGAGTGGCATACTGGAGCTAATGAAACGATTGACGATTCTCCTAGTTCTGTTGAGTCTTTCACTTAGTCTGTTTGGTGCGAGTCCAGTTCTAGCGGATAACGGTGAGTCTATACTGGAATTCCGGAGCGAAGTAAATATTAATGGTGATGGCCAGGCTGAGATTACCGAGACTATTCGGTATGACTTCAACGGTAATGAGAGGCGGGGTATCTATCGTGACATACCGATTCGGTACGAGGCTGAGGATTCGAAGCGTCAATTTTATGAAGTGAAGCTCGACATACTAGACGTGACTCGCAATGGCAGTGCCGTACCGTACTTGGTGATAAATGAGGACACTTATACCCGACTACGTATCGGTGATAGGGATGATACACGCAGTCGTGATATAGAGGAGTACGGCATAACCTACAGGCTCTATCCGGTAGCCTACCAATATGATGATGTAGATGCGGTCCAGCTCGATGTAGTGGGCAGCCGCTGGGAGATACCGATCAAATCAGTTAGCGTAGAGATTAGTCTGCCGTTTGCTACCACCGAGCGCGAATGTTTTGCGGGTGTATCGGGTAGTGCACTTAGAGATTGTAGGCTAACGGGGGATGAAGATTCTGTGATCATTACGGCTAATAGTCTCGCTACCGGGGAGGGAGTGACGGCCTACTTTGAGTTTGCGGAGGGGGTTTTCACTAATTATCTTGAAGCTCAAACCACTCCGTTTCCTTGGGTGTGGGTCGGTGTCGGGCTGGTGCTCTTTATGGTAGTAATCGGTGGATTAGGCGGAATCATCACTTCTCACATTCGCTACGTGTTACGGAAGCGGCGACAGCTGGTTATATCAGAGTATGAACCTCCAAAAGATTTAACCCCAGCTGAAGTTGGCCTACTAAATGATAATATCAGTAACCATATCGAGTTTGCTGCTACCGTAATCGACCTGGCTGTACGGGGCTATCTACGGATAGAGTTCAAGGAAACCGGACGGTGGATTAAGAAGCAGAAATACACTTTTCATCAAATCGAGAGTTCCGACAGTTCACTATTACGCAACTATGAGCGCGATATCATCACAGTGCTATTTAAAGAGGGTGGCACAATAGAGCTCGAAGACGTAGACGCTAAAGACATGTACAAGAGTCTGCAGAATATGCACAAAACTCTGAAGCAGAGTCTTACTGAAAAAGGCTTGTATCGAGCCCAACCCGGCTGGGCCAAATCATTGTTTAAGCGGAGCGGTTCTCTGCTAGCTGCAGTAGTGGTAGCCTTTTTCCTGACGCCGATTGCGGGCTTAGCGGCTCTGGCGTTAGCGGCAGGAATAGCTTCTTGGATGGGAGTGGGTACTCTAGCCTCGCGCGTTACCCATGAGGGCTACACTGGCTGGGCTAAGATCGAGGGATTCAAGCTGTTTTTAAGTCTGACCGAGAAAGAACGGATGGACTTTCATGAGGCGCCAGAACGTCAACCGGAAGAGTTTAGTAAGTTTCTCCCTTACGCCGTAGCACTGGGCGTGGAGGGGAAGTGGGCCAAGCAGTTTAGTTCTATGACTTTACCGCCACAGGATTGGGCGAATGGGGCTAGTTCAGCGCTCATCACTAATGTTGCCTTTATGAGCGGCCTCTCTAGCGGGCTTAATTCTTACGCTCGCAGTGCCTATAACGGCAGTTCCGGTGGTTTCTCCGGTGGTGGCGGCTTCTCTGGTGGGGGTATCGGCGGAGGCGGTGGGGGTAGCTGGTAGAAGTGCTACAATGCCTAGTATGCAAAGACGCAAATCCCCTTGGCTAGCCGCCCTACTCAATCTGTTTGTACCCGGCACAGGCTATGTATATGTCGGTACTCGTTTTCGATTTGGAGTGTTGCTCATCGCCGCTGTTACGATAACGCTGCTAGCACCCCCAGCCGAAGATGCTACGACCATGAGTCGATCCGATATAGAGGCTCTGATCCAGGACCCTAACTTTATGACGATCATGGCAGCGGGACTACTTATCGCCGCTGCGTTTGCCTATGATGCCTGGAATGATGCTCAAGTACACAACAAGCTAATCGACCTGACGGAAGTGTTAGACGAGACCGAAGAGTAATTTGGTATTTACATCTGTAGTTCGTATAATCAATAGGGTCTACTACATGGCAGTGTAGCTCAGCGGTAGAGCAGCAGACTCATAAGCTGTTGGTCGGTGGTTCAAATCCACCCACTGCCACCACGTCAGACTAAACCTTCAGCTTCCGCAAAATAGCGGAAGGTGTTTTACTTTCAGCTTTCGGTTTGTCTTTCTTCTCCAAACGAAACAGTGCGTTTCGTTTGGGTACAATCTAGCTTGGTATTTCTATAGCTACTGAGGTGTCTGGCCTGAACCGTTTAGAGCATTAGCTAGGATGATAGAACTCAGGGTGGGAGCTTAAGTATTCTTGGAGGGCCTCATAGTAAGGCATAACGTCACCGGAGATGGCTACCTTAGGCGCATCATAAGCTCCAGCTGCCTCAAAGGTGATTTCATTCTCAATCCAGCAGCGCCCGCCATCGAGACTGGAGAGGAAGGCCGGGGTCATCTTATCTAGAGCGTAGACGAATTTGCTCTCCCGGTCTTGGCGTTGTTCATAGGCCTCAATCGCCTCAATCATGCCGGGAAAGTCACTAAAATTCTCCTTAATCTTTATTAGCGACTGGTGCTCCCGCTCTTTTTTGTCCGCTTGTGCCGCTACATCAAAAGCAAAGGTATCACCGGCGTAAGTTTCGACTAAATCATGAATGAGGGCGTATTTGATGATCTTATTAGTGTCGAGCTCAGTATCGATTTGCGGAGCGATAAACCAGGCGAGCAGAGCTAAGAAGTAGGAGTGGTCAACATCGTTCTCAGCTTCATCAGTGCCCGGGATGTAGAGCGTCCGTTTCACGCCGCGAAAGGTGAGGAGGAACTTTTGAAACTCTAAGATTCGAGTGATATCCGGTTTGCTCATGATTGGTACAATCATTGTATGGCAAATCGTTTACTAGACAAAGTCAAATTTCCTGCACCGGGGCGATATGTCCTGGCTGTGAGTGGTGGGGTGGACTCGATGAGCTTACTGGATATTATGGTTAAGCATGGCGGTTATGATCTTATCGTGGCGCACTTGGATCACGGTATGCGGATGGATTCGTTTCAAGATATGGAAATGGTACATGAAGTAATAGTCGAGCTAGGACTGGAGTTCATCGGTGAGTCGCACCACCTCGGTGAGTTGGCTAGTGAAGCTATGGCTCGGGCGGCTCGCTACCGGCTGCTCGAGCAAGTTCGTGAGGAGTATAGCGCCGTGGCTATCATCACTGCGCATCATCTTGACGATCGGATCGAGACTATGTTGCTGAATCAGCAGCGGGGGGCGGACTGGCAGGGCTTAGCGCCGCTCCAGGAGACCGGACTGATTAAGCGTCCTTTGCTTAATATTTGGAAAGAAGAGCTATATGAGTATGCCCGGCAGCACAATCTGCGCTGGCGAGAAGATAGTACTAATCTAACGCTTAACACGCCACGCAATCATCTCCGAGCTGAACTGGCTAAGCACCCTGAACGTAAACTACAGCTAAAGCGAGAGCTGGAGCGTAATGACAAACAGCGCCAGCTGCGCGAGGTCGAGCTAGAACGTATCACATCTGAAGTGGCACAGTGTGGCGGGGAAGAGGTATTTATAAATCGTAGTAAATTTTTATGTTTGAGTACGACAGCCGCGCGAGACGTGTTACTTTGGGTACTGCGCCGTTATCCCGAGCTTGAAGTGTCGAGAGCGCAGATTTTGCGCCTAGAGCACTTTATCAAGACAGCGCGAGTAGATAAGCAG
Above is a genomic segment from Candidatus Saccharimonadales bacterium containing:
- a CDS encoding ice-binding family protein gives rise to the protein MSASAPHTTGFGSVTLGGTVHDANGTALSAQADRGAAFTALGSQTCDTTYAGTKDLVGENLVAGVYCADAFELTGTLTLNGAATDVWIFKSASSLVTTGSTANIVFTGGGQACNVWWRVVSSATFDAGTEFVGNVLASTSITFATGATLDGRALDGTAEITLDSNTITGPTCTATADASATPGLPDTSITAETDETTAVNLLAIFFVLAVVGYAVHKSDRLTNR
- a CDS encoding nucleoside 2-deoxyribosyltransferase domain-containing protein is translated as MATEVIKPPEIVNTETPVLFLAGPIQGAEDWQEKAIDIISGITSGITIASPRREYPEGTFVYEKQVDWETEYLKRAAKTGAVMFWLACQAEAGDPDERGFSRAYAQTSRFELAEAKLKHERDGINLVVGIEKGFGNERYIRRRFSQDCPNVPILDRLDSTCRAAVKLIKEQ
- a CDS encoding DUF2268 domain-containing putative Zn-dependent protease (predicted Zn-dependent protease with a strongly conserved HExxH motif); the protein is MIKVSYVEISQKDKSRIEVALPIWLQEVRELLPQVPEVIEVIFDNQYLIKITGTGGFALDKDKIALAFDPAFTNKNLQFNNLRGSFYHECFHLVQGWVGGVAGGEISAIEDALMEGSATVFERERTGTKPPWSDYSDIKNIDEKLATIKELGANYDWQKWKFYDPETNTRWILYKVGVYLTEKILDNNPELTIEDVAGMKVAGMLDAAD
- a CDS encoding ImmA/IrrE family metallo-endopeptidase — encoded protein: MEEEFKNKARISGCHNSARQLIKRAGIIATPIKINDLVGVITKDHPGIRFYGTDKLPSTVYAIAHKDGQDIDIAFNKKTSVNRQKFSVAHEFGHLYMGHVHSGASIDFDDSRVPEVEANAFAAELIMPLNLIKEDIKKFRGDTAGLIKHLAVSEEAFWWRITSTGLLNKL
- a CDS encoding helix-turn-helix transcriptional regulator, with the translated sequence MDSNRYKKIGGRIRDARIRVGLTQQQLAEAVGYKSSTAISLIESGERRVQINELEEIGRKLSVTIGYLLDGEVASEHKDVSIALRADEDLSEEDVKGVMNYIEWMKSQRKK
- a CDS encoding DUF2188 domain-containing protein, which translates into the protein MAKKNVHITYSKDSKDWGVKSQGAHRAASRHQTKAEATQAGREIARNNKGELFIHNKDNKISDRDSYGNDPFPPRDRKH
- a CDS encoding DUF2207 domain-containing protein yields the protein MKRLTILLVLLSLSLSLFGASPVLADNGESILEFRSEVNINGDGQAEITETIRYDFNGNERRGIYRDIPIRYEAEDSKRQFYEVKLDILDVTRNGSAVPYLVINEDTYTRLRIGDRDDTRSRDIEEYGITYRLYPVAYQYDDVDAVQLDVVGSRWEIPIKSVSVEISLPFATTERECFAGVSGSALRDCRLTGDEDSVIITANSLATGEGVTAYFEFAEGVFTNYLEAQTTPFPWVWVGVGLVLFMVVIGGLGGIITSHIRYVLRKRRQLVISEYEPPKDLTPAEVGLLNDNISNHIEFAATVIDLAVRGYLRIEFKETGRWIKKQKYTFHQIESSDSSLLRNYERDIITVLFKEGGTIELEDVDAKDMYKSLQNMHKTLKQSLTEKGLYRAQPGWAKSLFKRSGSLLAAVVVAFFLTPIAGLAALALAAGIASWMGVGTLASRVTHEGYTGWAKIEGFKLFLSLTEKERMDFHEAPERQPEEFSKFLPYAVALGVEGKWAKQFSSMTLPPQDWANGASSALITNVAFMSGLSSGLNSYARSAYNGSSGGFSGGGGFSGGGIGGGGGGSW
- a CDS encoding HD domain-containing protein, which encodes MSKPDITRILEFQKFLLTFRGVKRTLYIPGTDEAENDVDHSYFLALLAWFIAPQIDTELDTNKIIKYALIHDLVETYAGDTFAFDVAAQADKKEREHQSLIKIKENFSDFPGMIEAIEAYEQRQDRESKFVYALDKMTPAFLSSLDGGRCWIENEITFEAAGAYDAPKVAISGDVMPYYEALQEYLSSHPEFYHPS
- the tilS gene encoding tRNA lysidine(34) synthetase TilS, translating into MANRLLDKVKFPAPGRYVLAVSGGVDSMSLLDIMVKHGGYDLIVAHLDHGMRMDSFQDMEMVHEVIVELGLEFIGESHHLGELASEAMARAARYRLLEQVREEYSAVAIITAHHLDDRIETMLLNQQRGADWQGLAPLQETGLIKRPLLNIWKEELYEYARQHNLRWREDSTNLTLNTPRNHLRAELAKHPERKLQLKRELERNDKQRQLREVELERITSEVAQCGGEEVFINRSKFLCLSTTAARDVLLWVLRRYPELEVSRAQILRLEHFIKTARVDKQLPLSGTICACAKRNGIVISTSCILK